Within the Halorhabdus rudnickae genome, the region CGAACGGAAAATCAATTCCCGTCATGTTTGCCCGCCACTCCGAGGCCGTTCTCGTGATCGGTTCATTCGATTCCTCGTCGCGCTTGCGTTCGGCCTCCTCGCGCTTGGTGTGAAGCTGCCGGGCTTCCTGTAGGGACTCCCCACCACCGCGGAGCGTGAATGGTGTGTCGTCGTCACCGAGGCGGACGAATCCATCGTCTAGTTCTTGGATACGGTCGTCAATTCGGTCTGCGAGCGTTGGAGACGGAAAGCGACTCATTCTGCGTTTCCTCGCATCTTACGAGAGTGGGCTGATATCGCTCGAACTCTTGCCCTCGTCACTGGCCCTCCCTTCGTTGGGGAACTCTGGGTTGGTGAGTTCCTCTGAATCCATACGAACGAACTGGACGAAGTTCTCCGCTGCGGCCAACTTCTCGCTTGCCCGTTGGAGATGCGTATCGACGGTGCTTGGTGAGATATTGAGGATTGCAGCTGTTTCGTCTCGGCCGAAGCTGCCCTTCTCCCGGAGTGCGTAAACGTGAGCCTGTTTGTGGCTCAACGGTGTGAGGTCGCCAAAGTGCCATGCTTGAAGGAGTGCGTTTCCGACGCTGGATAATTCTGTCTCTATGTTGGCCCGGCTTAGTTCGCGAATACAGGCGGACATAAGCCGACTCTCACACTCGATAGTATACTCCGGGATGAACTCTTGGTTCTCAAACTGTCCGATCAGGATGTTTCCTCGGCCGTGAATGTAGTAGGCTGCAAGACCACTGAACTCGCCATTGCTGATGACTCGTCCGACAAGGACTGCATCTTGATCTGGGAGTTGGCGGGGCAGACCGAATTCGGTTGCTTCGGAGACTGTCGGCTGGTGAGGCATCGTGTTACCACATATTTGTAGCAAACCAACTTAAATATATCGCCGACAGATAGCCATTCGTGGCGACACCACCGTTCCTCTCAGTACTCGTTCGAACCGGGCAGTTATCCAGTACAGACGCTCGCACAGTATCAGAATAGTATTTTGAGTGGAAATATTGACATTGTCTCCTTACAAAGGAGCTAATAATGCCCTTTGTTGGCCAACTCAACGGGGAGGTGGTTTTCCCTGGGTGGGTATCAGATTCGGCTGATGTCCTTTGTCCGGACTGTGGTGAAGAAATGTATGTGCGGGGTGGCCCAAATACAGATCGACTCCAGCATTTTGTGCACTATGCGAATGATCGGAAGTGTCGTGGCGAATCAGAAGAACACCTCAAATGGAAACAACAAGTCTTCCGGGCATTTTCGAAGCTTGACCTCTCGCATCAACAGTCGCTCTTCTTTTGTTTAGAAGGAGAGGTAGATGTCTCAAATACCCCATCTGAACGAGACATCCGTCGAGCTGATGTTCTAATCCGTCTCGGGGATGATCATGATCAGTTTGGGCGGGGGATCGTGATCGAAATCCAGCATCGAAACACCCAGAAAGATTTCCATACCGTCACCTACGATTATCTCGCTAATGGATATAGCGTTAGATGGGCCTCGCGACACGATTTCTCTACTAGCGAGTTTGATGCTGCCGAAATCATTGCTGACTCCGATTCAGATCAAATGTTCTTCCGGGAAAAAGCTGTTTCACTCCCCGAATTTGAGGCATTTCGCCAATGGGACTTTGACCAGCTTGCTGATTTACTCGATGGAACCCAACATCGTTTGTCGTGGTATCTAGAGTGAAATCAGTAATTGGTAGTGGGGGATCTGGGAGGTTGGATAATTGAGACTGCCCGGAGAAGAGTCAGCCTAGATATGAAGTGACTGGCGGAATACCCTCTCACCATGACGCGACGTTCCGAAACTTGTCCCAACTGTGGTCACAGCTTCAGCTACAACGAAGCGACTGGCACCGGCCCGTCAGAGTTCATGAACGAAGGCCAGTGTCCTAACTGTGGCCATCACATTAGAACGCCACCCGGAACATAGCGACGACTTCGTTTCTCAGCTATTCACCATCAAACCATCTCATAATCTGTGCTTGACTGGGATCGGTTTGCTGTCGTTCACCCGAATTGTGGCCGATACTGCGCCGTTAATCTCGCCGAGAGTTTTTTACAACTATCCACCGTTCATCATATAATTAACCTAACTAACGTGAAAAATGAGATGTTAGTTAAATCAATTAGCGAGTAGCCTTGAGGTCTTTAGTAAATACGTGTGAGAACTCGCTGTCGTTTCTTGCAGCTACGGCATTCACCGCACGCTGCGTTCGATGCTGTACAAGAGTGGGTCCAGCCAAGGAGTGATTCAGGCGGTCTTGCTTCCCGTACGAACTCTTCTGTTGTTTTATCGATTGCCGGGGCTGCAACTCTGAGATTCCCCTCCTGGAACGACAGAAGAGAATCCATCAGTTCGAAGAACTCTGCCTGCCCATCAGCGTGGCTGTGGTCGTCAGCAACTGCTCCTACCAGCAATTGGTTTGCACCTCGATGAATGACATCCATTGCGACCAATGTGATCACGAGTTGATTTCGGTAGGGCCACCACTCTGGAGTGTCACCGAGATTTGTCTCCTGTTGGCTGGCCATTGTTCCAGCCCCAAGGTGCTTGCAATCCACTTCGATGACTTCATGTTGAAGATTCAGCTGATCAGCGATTTGTGCTGATGCTTGAATCTCTGCCTCCGCACAGCACTGTCCGTAATCAACAGTCACTGTAAGATCTGGTCTATGAGTGTACGCTAGCGTCGCAGAGTCAAGACCACCGGATAACAATAGGACGGACTCAGTCATACGCCCTCCAGATTGCATTGAAGATGGCTGAAGATAGATCGCCGTATACCTCACAACCAGAGCCGAGAATCATGGTTTCACGACTTGTTTCGAGATTATCTGCGTACCCGATAACTGGTGTTCCCTCCTTCCGGGCATATCCCAATTCAAAGTGGGTTCCGGAGTCGAGATGATCCAGTAATGCAAATACCAAGTCTGATTGCTCAATTGCATCTAAGTCTTGTTGTGCTACCTCTTCCGGACTGTCGTAGTCAGCGGCTCGACCGATATCGTGTATAGGGGAAATCACGTCAGCACTCTCCCCCTCTAAGATATTTTTGACTTCTTCAACAACGAATCGTTCGCCTATGTCGAAGAATGGACCTGCAAGATAGATTGTCGGAGGGGTAGCGTCCGGTGAGATGAAT harbors:
- a CDS encoding RNA polymerase sigma factor, with amino-acid sequence MPHQPTVSEATEFGLPRQLPDQDAVLVGRVISNGEFSGLAAYYIHGRGNILIGQFENQEFIPEYTIECESRLMSACIRELSRANIETELSSVGNALLQAWHFGDLTPLSHKQAHVYALREKGSFGRDETAAILNISPSTVDTHLQRASEKLAAAENFVQFVRMDSEELTNPEFPNEGRASDEGKSSSDISPLS
- a CDS encoding competence protein CoiA family protein translates to MPFVGQLNGEVVFPGWVSDSADVLCPDCGEEMYVRGGPNTDRLQHFVHYANDRKCRGESEEHLKWKQQVFRAFSKLDLSHQQSLFFCLEGEVDVSNTPSERDIRRADVLIRLGDDHDQFGRGIVIEIQHRNTQKDFHTVTYDYLANGYSVRWASRHDFSTSEFDAAEIIADSDSDQMFFREKAVSLPEFEAFRQWDFDQLADLLDGTQHRLSWYLE
- a CDS encoding 7-cyano-7-deazaguanine synthase → MTESVLLLSGGLDSATLAYTHRPDLTVTVDYGQCCAEAEIQASAQIADQLNLQHEVIEVDCKHLGAGTMASQQETNLGDTPEWWPYRNQLVITLVAMDVIHRGANQLLVGAVADDHSHADGQAEFFELMDSLLSFQEGNLRVAAPAIDKTTEEFVREARPPESLLGWTHSCTASNAACGECRSCKKRQRVLTRIY